In the genome of Microbacterium saperdae, one region contains:
- a CDS encoding alpha-ketoacid dehydrogenase subunit beta, which produces MSVISYRQALHDALREEMLRDPAVFLIGEEIGLFEGSYKITAGMLEEFGPQRVRDTPIAEEGFTGAAIGAAMVGLRPVVEIMTINFSLLALDQIVNHAAKIYGMFGGQARAPLVIRTPGGGGQQLGATHSQNVELYYAFVPGMKVVAPSTPADAKALMLAAIRDDDPVLVLENLALYNTTGEVPDDIEPAEIGRAVVARPGRDITVVAYSRMAMVAREAAERLSDEGIDVEVIDLRSLRPLDRETIVDSVRRTSCAVVLEDDWLTYGIGAEIAATISDGAFDWLDAPVRRVAMAEVPMPYAKPLETAALPSVDDAITAIRETLDAVARRA; this is translated from the coding sequence ATGAGCGTCATCAGCTACCGCCAGGCGCTCCACGACGCGCTGCGCGAGGAGATGCTCCGTGATCCGGCCGTCTTCCTGATCGGTGAGGAGATCGGCCTGTTCGAAGGGTCCTACAAGATCACCGCCGGCATGCTCGAGGAGTTCGGCCCGCAGCGCGTCCGGGACACCCCGATCGCCGAAGAGGGGTTCACCGGCGCCGCGATCGGTGCCGCGATGGTCGGACTGCGACCGGTCGTGGAGATCATGACGATCAACTTCTCTCTGCTGGCGCTGGATCAGATCGTCAACCATGCCGCGAAGATCTACGGCATGTTCGGCGGGCAGGCGCGCGCGCCGCTGGTGATCCGGACTCCCGGTGGCGGCGGGCAGCAGCTCGGCGCGACCCACTCGCAGAACGTCGAGCTCTATTACGCGTTCGTGCCGGGCATGAAGGTCGTGGCACCGTCCACACCCGCCGATGCGAAAGCGCTCATGCTCGCCGCGATCCGCGACGACGACCCGGTACTGGTACTGGAGAACCTCGCACTGTACAACACCACCGGAGAGGTGCCGGACGACATCGAGCCCGCCGAGATCGGGAGGGCCGTGGTCGCCCGCCCCGGGCGCGACATCACGGTGGTCGCCTACTCGCGCATGGCGATGGTCGCCCGGGAAGCAGCAGAGCGCCTGTCCGATGAAGGCATCGACGTCGAGGTGATCGACCTGCGCAGCCTCCGCCCGCTCGACCGCGAGACGATCGTCGACTCGGTGCGCCGGACGAGCTGCGCCGTCGTGCTGGAGGACGACTGGTTGACGTACGGGATCGGCGCGGAGATCGCCGCGACCATCTCCGACGGCGCCTTCGACTGGCTCGACGCCCCCGTGCGCCGTGTCGCGATGGCGGAGGTTCCGATGCCGTACGCGAAGCCGCTGGAGACCGCGGCCCTCCCCTCCGTGGACGACGCCATCACGGCGATCCGCGAAACTCTCGACGCCGTCGCCCGACGAGCCTGA
- a CDS encoding dihydrolipoamide acetyltransferase family protein, with product MIDILMPRLSDTMTEGAIAAWRKKPGDSVSPGDVLVEIETDKALMEQEAYDAGVLVEILVAEGENVAIGTPIARLDDGRDEVAPSPPAAAAAPAPTPAPAPAPAPADVAPARRAATPLVRRLARERGVDLRDVSGSGPGGRIVRADLEAVGASAVYVHSTASSATPSDDRDPLPVPFDAVRQAIASRLTTSATTVPSFTATASADVGELLSLRAQINDANAGAPTKISVNDLMVRATAIALRQHPEINASYAPEGRGQTLLHSRIHIGIAVASPAGLVVPVVRDADRAAVSTLAATTRELIAKAADRTLTTAEMSDGTFTISNLGMFGIEHFTAIINPPQGAILAVGGIRDELALIDGEVVERRRLRVTLTADHRIIDGAAAAGFLSTLVALLENPLRIVT from the coding sequence ATGATCGACATCCTCATGCCACGCCTGTCCGACACCATGACGGAGGGCGCGATCGCCGCCTGGCGCAAGAAGCCGGGCGACTCCGTATCGCCCGGCGACGTGCTGGTCGAGATCGAGACCGACAAGGCGCTCATGGAACAGGAGGCCTACGACGCCGGAGTGCTCGTCGAGATCCTCGTCGCCGAGGGCGAGAACGTCGCCATCGGCACGCCGATCGCACGACTGGATGACGGCCGCGACGAAGTCGCTCCGTCTCCTCCCGCAGCCGCAGCCGCACCGGCACCCACTCCTGCTCCGGCACCGGCACCTGCGCCCGCGGATGTCGCGCCCGCACGCCGAGCGGCGACCCCACTGGTCCGTCGGCTCGCCCGGGAGCGCGGTGTCGACCTCCGCGATGTCTCCGGCAGCGGTCCCGGCGGTCGCATCGTGCGCGCTGACCTGGAGGCCGTAGGCGCTTCCGCGGTCTACGTGCACTCCACGGCCTCGTCCGCCACGCCTTCTGACGACCGGGACCCGCTGCCTGTGCCGTTCGATGCCGTGCGACAGGCCATCGCGTCGCGGCTCACGACGAGCGCCACGACGGTACCGAGCTTCACGGCCACGGCATCCGCCGATGTCGGGGAGCTGCTGTCGCTGCGGGCGCAGATCAACGACGCGAACGCGGGAGCACCGACGAAGATCAGCGTGAACGACCTGATGGTGCGCGCCACCGCCATCGCGTTGCGGCAGCATCCGGAGATCAACGCCTCCTACGCTCCGGAGGGGCGAGGGCAGACCCTCCTGCACTCCCGGATCCACATCGGAATCGCCGTCGCCTCACCGGCCGGACTGGTCGTGCCCGTGGTGCGCGACGCCGATCGCGCCGCCGTCTCGACCCTTGCCGCGACGACCCGTGAACTCATCGCGAAGGCGGCCGACCGCACGCTGACGACTGCCGAGATGAGCGACGGGACGTTCACCATCAGCAACCTCGGCATGTTCGGCATCGAGCACTTCACGGCGATCATCAACCCACCGCAGGGCGCGATCCTCGCGGTCGGAGGCATCCGCGACGAACTCGCACTGATCGACGGCGAGGTCGTGGAGCGCCGACGCCTGCGCGTGACACTCACGGCGGATCACCGGATCATCGATGGCGCGGCCGCCGCCGGATTCCTCTCGACGCTGGTCGCACTGCTGGAGAATCCGCTGCGGATCGTGACCTGA
- a CDS encoding FUSC family protein encodes MTDTASRGRVRAHASAIRRAARQATEPARLLLVAKTALAVGLAWWVAPHMPGVVDDYPYYAPLGALISMYPTLMGSVRSGLQTILGLAAGIGLATLVILTVGPNWWTIPVVVGLAVLISGTGWFGSGREYVPMAALFVLIIGGQNADDYSLGYLVQTAVGVTIGLLVNVLIAPAPLTAQAAARVDAFRAHLATHLHDIGDAISASWPPERDQWADDAASLADTTREIRTALADADDSRRGNPRALLTRARPRDVWAEMDALDAIAHHIRDISDAVADTIWERPAAIELDPVLPDPLTAACHAVADALAFGADDTSEAHLARGQAARALRHLLETVDDRTIEVHRSMGPGVLTAMHLRRILILARPARESAEET; translated from the coding sequence ATGACAGACACTGCATCGCGCGGACGAGTGCGCGCTCACGCGTCCGCCATCCGACGAGCGGCACGCCAGGCGACGGAACCGGCTCGGCTGCTCCTTGTCGCCAAGACGGCGCTGGCGGTGGGGCTCGCATGGTGGGTGGCACCGCACATGCCTGGCGTCGTGGACGACTATCCGTACTACGCACCGCTCGGGGCGCTGATCAGCATGTATCCGACGTTGATGGGGTCGGTGCGCTCCGGGTTGCAGACCATCCTCGGGCTCGCTGCCGGCATCGGACTGGCGACGCTCGTCATCCTGACGGTCGGGCCGAACTGGTGGACGATCCCCGTCGTCGTCGGTCTCGCCGTGCTCATCTCCGGGACCGGATGGTTCGGATCCGGCCGCGAGTACGTGCCGATGGCCGCTCTGTTCGTCCTCATCATCGGAGGCCAGAACGCCGATGACTACTCGCTCGGATACCTGGTGCAGACCGCGGTGGGCGTGACGATCGGCCTGCTCGTCAACGTGCTGATCGCTCCGGCGCCGCTCACCGCGCAGGCCGCGGCACGTGTCGATGCCTTCCGCGCGCACCTCGCGACGCACCTGCACGACATCGGAGACGCGATCTCCGCGTCTTGGCCGCCCGAGCGCGACCAGTGGGCGGATGATGCGGCGTCGCTCGCCGACACCACCCGGGAGATCCGCACGGCCCTGGCGGATGCCGACGACAGCCGCCGCGGCAATCCGCGTGCCCTGCTCACCCGCGCCCGACCGCGTGATGTCTGGGCCGAGATGGATGCGCTGGATGCGATCGCGCACCACATCCGTGACATCTCGGATGCTGTCGCCGACACGATCTGGGAACGCCCTGCTGCCATCGAACTCGACCCCGTCCTCCCGGATCCTCTGACCGCAGCGTGCCACGCGGTCGCCGACGCCCTCGCGTTCGGTGCGGACGACACCTCAGAAGCGCACCTCGCCCGGGGTCAGGCGGCTCGCGCGCTGCGGCACCTGCTCGAGACCGTGGACGACCGCACGATCGAAGTGCACCGCTCGATGGGGCCTGGCGTGCTCACGGCGATGCACCTGCGACGGATCCTGATCCTTGCGCGGCCGGCGCGGGAGTCGGCGGAAGAGACCTGA
- a CDS encoding TetR/AcrR family transcriptional regulator, producing MATSVPELAPLTPGASRVLDAASRLFYERGIHAVGVDTIAEAAGVTKKTLYDRFGSKEALVVAYLQHRDAKWRVHVADHLSRVATPGIPRVLAIFDAAITWSDEYSPKGCSAINARAEIGDGHDGHPVFPEVARQKAWLLDVFTDLCREAGVTDAASMARAMMLLYEGAIVTVGMETFAQPFQVARGLARGLLENAGA from the coding sequence ATGGCCACCTCCGTTCCCGAGCTCGCCCCGCTCACCCCCGGAGCCTCGCGTGTGCTCGACGCCGCCTCGCGCCTGTTCTACGAGCGCGGCATCCACGCGGTGGGCGTCGACACGATCGCCGAGGCCGCCGGCGTCACCAAGAAGACGCTCTACGACCGATTCGGTTCGAAGGAGGCGTTGGTCGTCGCGTACCTGCAGCACAGGGACGCGAAGTGGCGCGTACACGTCGCCGATCACCTGTCGCGCGTGGCGACCCCGGGCATCCCCCGCGTGCTGGCGATCTTCGACGCCGCGATCACGTGGTCGGACGAGTACAGCCCGAAGGGCTGCAGCGCGATCAACGCGCGCGCCGAGATCGGCGACGGGCACGACGGGCACCCCGTGTTCCCCGAGGTGGCCAGGCAGAAGGCATGGCTGCTCGACGTCTTCACCGACCTCTGCCGGGAGGCAGGAGTGACGGATGCCGCGTCGATGGCGCGGGCGATGATGCTGCTCTACGAAGGTGCCATCGTCACGGTCGGGATGGAGACGTTCGCGCAGCCGTTCCAGGTCGCGCGCGGTCTGGCGCGCGGGTTGCTGGAGAACGCCGGGGCGTGA
- the pdhA gene encoding pyruvate dehydrogenase (acetyl-transferring) E1 component subunit alpha, translated as MSAKARAPRTSTRPPSPPSSDELSQEFYRRMVMIRRFEERAARAYAEAKVGGYCHLNLGEEATVVGVMGALDDSDYVYTNYREHGYALARGIAPERIMAELYGRSDGVSKGWGGSMHMFDIASRFMGGYGIVGGQVPLATGTALAIEYRAGTEAVVCLMGDGTTNIGAFHESLNIAALWGLPIVYVVNNNGLGMGTTVEQSSAEPELYKRAASYRMPSARVDGNDPAAVHAAMRVALSSARAGVPYLLETMTGRMKGHSVVDPARYRSADDTARAQAGDPIAAFATRLLERDLLTDDMIAEIDREAIARASAAAAFAEASPHPDVSTLFDYTYATAVPNDSRRLPGDALFPAPPRPSAAHTEVMA; from the coding sequence ATGTCCGCGAAAGCCAGAGCTCCCCGCACCTCCACCCGACCGCCGTCGCCTCCGAGCTCCGACGAGCTGTCGCAGGAGTTCTACCGACGGATGGTGATGATCCGCCGGTTCGAGGAACGGGCAGCACGCGCCTACGCCGAGGCGAAAGTCGGGGGCTACTGCCATCTGAATCTCGGCGAGGAGGCGACCGTCGTCGGCGTCATGGGGGCACTGGACGACAGCGACTACGTCTACACGAACTACCGGGAGCACGGCTACGCGCTGGCCCGCGGCATCGCACCCGAACGCATCATGGCGGAGCTGTACGGCCGTAGCGATGGAGTATCGAAGGGGTGGGGCGGGTCGATGCACATGTTCGACATCGCGAGCCGGTTCATGGGCGGCTACGGCATCGTCGGCGGTCAGGTGCCACTGGCGACCGGGACCGCGTTGGCGATCGAGTACCGCGCGGGTACCGAGGCCGTCGTCTGCCTGATGGGTGACGGCACGACGAACATCGGCGCCTTCCACGAATCCCTCAACATCGCCGCACTGTGGGGCCTTCCGATCGTCTACGTCGTGAACAACAACGGGCTGGGCATGGGCACGACGGTCGAGCAGTCCTCCGCCGAGCCGGAACTGTACAAGCGCGCGGCCTCGTACCGCATGCCTTCTGCACGCGTCGACGGCAACGACCCTGCGGCGGTGCACGCGGCGATGCGGGTGGCACTGTCGAGCGCTCGCGCGGGCGTCCCCTACCTCCTGGAGACGATGACCGGACGCATGAAGGGCCACTCGGTCGTGGATCCCGCGCGATACCGCAGTGCAGATGACACCGCGCGGGCGCAGGCCGGTGATCCGATCGCGGCCTTCGCCACGCGGCTCCTCGAGCGCGACCTCCTGACGGACGACATGATCGCCGAGATCGACCGCGAGGCCATCGCCCGCGCATCCGCTGCCGCCGCGTTCGCCGAAGCGAGTCCACACCCCGATGTCTCGACCCTGTTCGACTACACCTACGCCACGGCCGTGCCCAACGACTCGCGTCGCCTCCCTGGCGACGCCTTGTTCCCCGCGCCGCCCCGACCGTCCGCCGCGCACACGGAGGTGATGGCATGA
- a CDS encoding DMT family transporter — protein sequence MSKQIGVLRLGVTILASAAFVATWSSGFLVPAIATDASPLTLLVWRFVPLAVVLIVVVLASGAARGVPRADMRRQALIGIFAQFGYCAAVYAAVAAGVATGTTALIDAVQPLVVAMLVGPLLGLRVRAAQWAGLVLGALGVLLVVRSQLGGSDAPPSAYLLPALAMVCLIIGTFLQRRSAVHTGVLLTLAIHVTVTAVALLLIAAFAGALVPPASGSFWIAAAFSAAFPTLAAYGLYWWLLRRVGITALNALLFLVAPATAAAGALLLGEQLTVVTLIGFVLCGAGVGVVLASESRASRPRDPHSNPLRRRIASDEPATSR from the coding sequence ATGAGTAAACAGATCGGTGTACTTCGGCTCGGCGTCACCATCCTGGCCTCCGCGGCCTTCGTCGCGACCTGGAGTTCCGGCTTCCTCGTGCCGGCCATCGCCACCGATGCCTCTCCGCTGACCCTGCTGGTGTGGCGGTTCGTGCCGCTCGCGGTGGTGCTGATCGTCGTCGTGCTGGCATCGGGCGCGGCGCGAGGCGTGCCCCGAGCTGACATGCGCCGTCAGGCCCTGATCGGCATCTTCGCGCAGTTCGGCTACTGCGCCGCCGTGTATGCGGCGGTCGCGGCCGGTGTCGCCACCGGTACGACGGCGCTGATCGATGCCGTGCAGCCCCTGGTCGTCGCGATGCTCGTCGGGCCGCTGCTGGGGCTCCGCGTGCGCGCGGCGCAGTGGGCGGGCCTCGTGCTCGGTGCGCTCGGCGTCCTGCTGGTGGTGCGCTCACAACTCGGCGGTTCCGATGCTCCGCCTTCGGCGTACCTGCTGCCGGCGCTGGCGATGGTCTGCCTGATCATCGGCACCTTCCTCCAGCGGCGCTCCGCGGTGCACACCGGAGTCCTCCTGACGCTCGCGATCCACGTGACCGTGACCGCCGTGGCACTCCTGCTGATCGCCGCGTTCGCGGGAGCGCTCGTGCCGCCGGCATCCGGGTCGTTCTGGATCGCCGCAGCGTTCTCCGCAGCCTTCCCGACTCTCGCCGCGTACGGCCTCTACTGGTGGCTGCTGCGTCGTGTCGGGATCACCGCGCTCAATGCGCTGCTGTTCCTGGTCGCTCCCGCCACGGCAGCGGCGGGAGCGCTCCTGCTCGGCGAGCAGCTCACGGTGGTGACCCTCATCGGATTCGTGTTGTGCGGCGCAGGTGTGGGCGTGGTGCTGGCGAGCGAGTCGCGCGCATCACGCCCTCGTGACCCGCATTCGAACCCGCTCAGGCGGCGGATCGCGAGCGACGAGCCCGCGACATCGCGATGA
- a CDS encoding TetR/AcrR family transcriptional regulator, translated as MAAEHAQAPRKRGRPTEAERAQRRDDILDVAVQLFTARGFHQVTLDEIAAEAHVTKRTIYAYFGDRTEIFLASVERLRDRTVHRDDAGSSLDELAVTMVRALHSDEAIGLHRLMIIEAAAFPELARRFYDEGPRAYIAALRDRIPEGQDATASALFALLLGEPHRQRLLGLAPAPSEATARRHARAALAQLGLSPATP; from the coding sequence ATGGCGGCGGAGCACGCTCAGGCACCGCGGAAGCGGGGTCGACCGACCGAGGCGGAGCGCGCACAACGGCGCGATGACATCCTGGATGTCGCCGTGCAGCTGTTCACCGCGCGCGGATTCCATCAGGTCACGCTGGACGAGATCGCCGCCGAGGCGCATGTGACCAAGCGGACCATCTACGCCTACTTCGGCGACCGCACCGAGATCTTCCTCGCGAGCGTCGAGCGGTTGCGGGATCGTACGGTCCACCGCGACGACGCCGGAAGCAGCCTGGACGAGCTGGCGGTCACGATGGTGCGCGCGCTGCACTCCGATGAGGCGATCGGACTGCACCGACTGATGATCATCGAAGCCGCGGCCTTTCCCGAGCTGGCGCGACGCTTCTACGACGAGGGCCCGCGTGCCTACATCGCCGCCCTCAGGGACCGCATCCCCGAGGGGCAGGATGCCACCGCATCGGCACTGTTCGCCCTCCTGCTCGGAGAGCCGCATCGTCAGCGTCTGCTCGGGCTCGCACCGGCGCCCAGCGAAGCCACCGCGAGGCGGCACGCACGTGCCGCGCTCGCCCAGCTCGGCCTCTCCCCAGCGACACCCTGA
- a CDS encoding ice-binding family protein — MSPIGGRTPVVAASLLAALVLLSSASSANAATTIDGPIDLGTATPFAVLAASAVTNTGPSVLNGDVGLSPETAVTGFPPAVVNGTLHQTDAVAAQAQADLTTAYNVAAGLTPLTSGLGDLTGASLTPGVYSGGELALTGALTLSGTAESVWIFQAASTLTIGSGAIITLTDGASACNVFWQVGSSATIRTGAQFVGTVMADVSVTAQTAATVTGRLLARTGAVTLDTNTITAPTGCTTAPGTVRTSPAITSAAPPSGVVGTDYSHTITSSGTPTSTYTVGSGSLPPGLTLNETTGVLSGQPTTSGTYTVTVVVTNGTQPDATVTYELTVAPAAISEGPAAPAPGSGDTGSGDQLAESGAEVGLSPILAVLALITGGLIIAMSRARRSRSAA; from the coding sequence ATGTCCCCTATCGGCGGACGCACCCCAGTCGTCGCTGCCTCTTTGCTCGCGGCACTCGTTCTCCTCTCCTCCGCCTCGTCGGCGAACGCCGCGACGACCATCGACGGCCCTATCGACCTCGGAACGGCGACCCCCTTCGCCGTCCTTGCCGCGTCGGCCGTCACCAACACCGGACCGTCGGTCCTCAACGGCGACGTCGGGCTGAGCCCCGAGACGGCCGTGACCGGCTTCCCACCTGCCGTCGTGAACGGAACGCTGCACCAGACCGATGCGGTCGCCGCTCAAGCGCAGGCCGACCTCACCACGGCGTACAACGTGGCAGCGGGACTGACTCCGCTCACCTCCGGCCTCGGCGATCTGACGGGCGCATCGCTGACTCCTGGCGTGTACTCAGGCGGCGAACTCGCATTGACCGGCGCGCTGACGCTTTCCGGCACGGCCGAATCCGTCTGGATCTTCCAAGCCGCCTCCACCCTGACGATCGGCTCGGGCGCGATCATCACCCTGACCGACGGCGCCAGCGCCTGCAACGTCTTCTGGCAGGTCGGCAGTTCCGCGACGATCAGAACCGGTGCGCAGTTCGTCGGCACCGTGATGGCGGATGTGTCCGTCACCGCGCAGACGGCGGCGACGGTGACAGGCCGCCTCCTCGCCCGCACCGGTGCCGTGACGCTCGACACCAACACGATCACCGCGCCGACGGGTTGCACCACAGCGCCCGGCACCGTGCGGACGAGCCCCGCGATCACCTCTGCCGCGCCGCCGAGCGGGGTGGTCGGTACCGACTACTCGCACACGATCACCTCGTCCGGCACGCCGACGTCGACGTACACCGTCGGTTCCGGGTCGCTCCCGCCAGGGCTGACGCTGAACGAGACCACCGGTGTCCTCAGCGGCCAGCCGACGACCTCGGGGACGTACACCGTCACCGTCGTCGTGACCAACGGCACGCAGCCCGACGCCACGGTCACGTACGAGCTCACGGTCGCCCCCGCGGCGATCTCCGAAGGGCCGGCGGCCCCGGCACCCGGTTCGGGAGACACGGGCTCTGGCGATCAGCTCGCCGAGAGCGGGGCCGAGGTGGGGCTGTCGCCGATCCTCGCTGTCCTCGCGCTCATCACGGGTGGGCTCATCATCGCGATGTCGCGGGCTCGTCGCTCGCGATCCGCCGCCTGA